A single region of the Rhizobium grahamii genome encodes:
- a CDS encoding MFS transporter has translation MDINAKHAHKPKAGLGKPALFAMAAASGIAVANIYYNQPMLGIIEADFAHEPVTGFIPTATQLGYALGLLLLLPLGDIVHRRKLIIGQFIILAAALVVAALSPTAWALAIASLIVGAASTVAQQIVPFAASLAAPEKRGSTIGTVMAGVLSGILFSRTLSGFVGQHFGWREMFWLGVPMALGASGLMFLTLPDHAPTSRMAYRNALRSLAHLWKREPALRTAALMQAALFGSFTAFWTVLALYLATPKFNLGADIAGLFGIVGAVGVFAAPLAGRVADRKGPHFVVWLGTILTIAAWLMFGFWSSLIALVIGVIVLDFGIQSALVSNQHIVYALDPEARSRLNTIFMTAMFLGGAAGAALASTVWSYEGWVGVSVLGGVLGLVALAIRVIEHARPKTQPAH, from the coding sequence ATGGATATCAACGCCAAACATGCCCACAAACCCAAGGCGGGGCTGGGAAAGCCGGCACTTTTCGCGATGGCCGCTGCAAGCGGCATCGCCGTCGCCAATATCTACTACAACCAGCCGATGCTCGGTATTATCGAGGCGGATTTCGCCCACGAACCGGTCACCGGCTTTATCCCCACAGCGACGCAGTTGGGCTATGCTCTTGGGCTCCTCTTGCTCCTCCCGCTCGGTGACATCGTCCATCGTCGCAAGCTGATCATCGGACAATTCATCATTCTGGCCGCAGCCCTGGTGGTGGCCGCGCTGTCGCCCACGGCCTGGGCACTCGCGATTGCATCCCTGATCGTCGGCGCCGCTTCGACGGTCGCCCAGCAGATTGTCCCATTTGCCGCATCTCTTGCCGCGCCTGAAAAACGGGGCTCGACGATCGGCACCGTCATGGCGGGCGTTCTCTCCGGAATCCTCTTTAGCCGAACCCTGTCGGGCTTCGTCGGGCAGCACTTTGGCTGGCGAGAAATGTTCTGGCTCGGTGTTCCAATGGCACTCGGCGCGTCCGGCCTGATGTTCCTGACGCTGCCCGATCATGCGCCTACGTCACGGATGGCCTATCGTAACGCCCTGCGGTCTCTCGCTCACCTCTGGAAGCGCGAGCCTGCGCTGCGAACCGCAGCCTTGATGCAGGCGGCACTCTTCGGTTCCTTCACCGCATTCTGGACCGTTCTGGCGCTGTACCTCGCAACGCCCAAGTTCAACCTTGGCGCGGATATTGCCGGCCTGTTCGGCATCGTCGGGGCTGTCGGAGTGTTTGCCGCCCCATTGGCCGGCAGGGTCGCGGATCGCAAGGGCCCGCATTTCGTGGTTTGGCTGGGCACAATCCTGACGATCGCAGCCTGGCTGATGTTCGGCTTCTGGAGTTCGCTGATCGCCCTCGTCATCGGGGTTATCGTTCTCGATTTCGGCATTCAGAGCGCCTTGGTCTCGAACCAGCACATCGTATACGCCCTCGATCCGGAGGCCCGCAGTCGCCTCAACACCATCTTCATGACAGCCATGTTCCTAGGCGGCGCCGCGGGCGCTGCACTCGCCTCCACCGTCTGGAGCTACGAGGGTTGGGTTGGCGTCAGTGTTCTCGGCGGCGTCCTCGGTCTGGTGGCGTTGGCGATCCGCGTGATTGAGCACGCTCGTCCGAAGACCCAGCCCGCCCACTAA
- a CDS encoding LysR family transcriptional regulator, with product MNTDDVLVFTTAVNAGSLAEAGRRLGIGPMAASRRLAALEDALGVRLLHRTTRSISPTPEGETFLPFALALVENEAEAKARLRSSDRGAAGLLRVSVPVSFGLKFVAPFIPDLLKENPELRISLDLTDSLPDLIATGADLAIRIARLRDSSLIAQKIADNPRVLVASPDYLAQRGTPASVDGLTAHDCLPLRGATHWTFQEGGAERHIRLNFRFTSSSIEGCHAASIAGGGIALLSLWNVSDDIREGRLVPLRLQGAEPEVIGIWAVYPTTRLVLPKVRTFISALRLRLATVTDLLPEAD from the coding sequence ATGAACACGGATGACGTTCTGGTCTTCACGACGGCGGTCAATGCAGGGAGTCTTGCCGAAGCAGGCAGGCGGTTGGGCATCGGCCCGATGGCGGCGAGCCGACGACTGGCCGCGCTCGAGGACGCTTTGGGCGTCAGGCTTCTGCATCGTACGACGCGCTCGATTTCACCGACCCCCGAGGGGGAAACGTTCCTGCCGTTTGCGCTGGCCCTGGTCGAGAACGAGGCGGAGGCAAAGGCGCGTCTGCGATCGTCCGACCGCGGCGCAGCAGGATTGCTCAGGGTCTCCGTGCCGGTGTCCTTCGGCTTGAAGTTCGTGGCTCCCTTCATCCCCGACCTGCTGAAAGAAAACCCCGAGCTTCGAATATCGCTGGATCTGACGGACAGCCTCCCCGATCTGATCGCAACCGGGGCCGATCTCGCGATCCGGATTGCACGGCTTCGGGACAGCAGCCTGATCGCACAGAAGATCGCGGACAATCCGCGCGTGCTTGTCGCAAGCCCGGATTACCTTGCACAACGGGGCACCCCCGCTTCGGTCGACGGTCTGACAGCCCACGACTGCCTTCCGCTCCGCGGTGCCACCCATTGGACGTTCCAGGAGGGTGGAGCCGAGAGACACATACGTCTGAACTTCCGTTTCACCAGCAGCAGCATTGAGGGATGCCACGCAGCAAGCATCGCCGGCGGTGGTATCGCACTGCTGTCGTTGTGGAATGTGTCTGACGACATTCGGGAAGGCCGCCTTGTTCCACTCCGCCTGCAGGGAGCTGAACCCGAAGTCATCGGTATCTGGGCTGTTTATCCGACGACGAGGCTTGTCCTTCCCAAGGTCCGCACCTTTATCTCTGCTCTGAGATTACGCTTGGCGACCGTCACGGATCTCTTGCCGGAGGCGGATTGA
- a CDS encoding helix-turn-helix domain-containing protein — protein sequence MQSNSVGLGSPISGFGIAAETSTEISRLLLDALGCIDDDESSAIDLVKRASTLLRPAGERAVTLRAPSSGGLAAWQIAKLRAFIESRIDGGISLGELAAVARLSASYFSVAFKASFGLPPHAYVMERRIEHAKEQMLNTDLPLCEIALNCGLADQAHLSRIFKRMTGSTPSAWRRVKAASRAEYRRPAARDQLPAAAI from the coding sequence ATGCAATCCAATAGTGTCGGCCTCGGATCCCCCATCTCCGGCTTCGGAATCGCTGCGGAAACGTCGACGGAAATTTCTCGTCTGCTGCTCGACGCTCTCGGATGCATTGACGATGACGAGAGTTCAGCAATCGATCTCGTCAAAAGAGCTTCAACGCTACTCCGGCCGGCAGGTGAGCGGGCGGTAACCTTGAGGGCGCCATCCAGTGGCGGCCTTGCGGCGTGGCAGATCGCGAAACTCCGCGCATTCATCGAGAGCCGGATCGATGGCGGGATCTCGCTGGGCGAGCTTGCTGCGGTCGCGCGGCTCAGCGCGAGTTACTTTTCAGTGGCGTTCAAGGCGAGCTTCGGGCTCCCGCCGCATGCCTATGTCATGGAACGCCGGATCGAGCACGCCAAGGAGCAGATGCTGAACACCGACCTTCCGCTCTGCGAGATCGCGCTGAATTGCGGCCTTGCGGACCAGGCCCACCTTTCCCGAATTTTCAAGCGCATGACCGGAAGCACGCCAAGCGCGTGGCGCCGCGTCAAAGCTGCTTCACGAGCAGAGTATCGCAGGCCAGCCGCGCGAGACCAGCTTCCGGCGGCCGCTATCTGA
- a CDS encoding MarR family winged helix-turn-helix transcriptional regulator, giving the protein MQSPSDLPKHTGYWMRMVSNAVSHDFARKIAAEDVTVAEWVFMRALYDEEALPPSALAAKMGMTKGAISKLADRLVSKGLIARAEHETDRRAHSLFLTSAGREKVPRLASLADLNETEYFGLLTEKEHAALDQILKALVERRGLETIPID; this is encoded by the coding sequence ATGCAATCGCCCTCGGACCTGCCGAAGCACACCGGGTATTGGATGAGAATGGTCTCAAATGCCGTGTCCCACGACTTCGCGCGAAAGATCGCGGCGGAAGACGTGACGGTAGCGGAATGGGTTTTCATGCGTGCCCTCTATGATGAAGAGGCGTTGCCCCCTTCCGCCCTTGCCGCGAAGATGGGGATGACGAAGGGCGCGATCAGCAAACTGGCCGATAGGCTTGTGTCGAAAGGGCTGATCGCCCGCGCCGAGCACGAGACCGATAGGCGCGCGCATAGTCTTTTTCTCACGTCGGCAGGACGAGAGAAAGTTCCCCGTTTGGCGTCGTTGGCCGACCTCAACGAAACCGAGTACTTCGGCCTGCTCACCGAGAAGGAGCATGCCGCGCTTGACCAGATACTGAAGGCGCTGGTCGAGAGGCGCGGATTAGAGACTATTCCGATCGATTGA
- a CDS encoding DUF1398 domain-containing protein — translation MDAERISVAQICLEAAHDGSLSFPAIVGKLLEAGFEGYAVDYRRNIQTYYLPEGDSVTLEMSTSQGAVEAAFAPREVERLVRWAQANGPDYSYRSFCERVKEAGCAGYLVSFLGRRVVYFGRTAETHVEHFPN, via the coding sequence ATGGACGCGGAGCGTATTTCTGTTGCCCAGATCTGCCTGGAAGCCGCGCATGACGGCAGCTTGAGCTTCCCTGCGATCGTCGGGAAACTTCTGGAGGCCGGATTTGAAGGATATGCGGTCGACTACCGCCGCAACATCCAGACCTACTATCTGCCGGAGGGCGACAGCGTCACGCTTGAGATGAGTACATCCCAAGGCGCCGTCGAAGCAGCGTTCGCACCGCGAGAAGTGGAGCGTTTGGTCCGTTGGGCGCAGGCGAATGGGCCGGACTACAGCTACAGATCCTTCTGCGAGCGCGTGAAAGAGGCCGGATGCGCGGGGTATCTGGTCTCGTTCCTGGGCCGTCGTGTCGTCTATTTCGGCCGGACGGCCGAAACCCATGTCGAACACTTCCCGAATTGA
- a CDS encoding MFS transporter, giving the protein MRRMVFGRQASFLVAAAVVAHTIWTSAAPTLTYPLYAQEWHLTTFATTAIFAIYPVFVVLVLVLFGNLSDYIGRRETMLLGLLASATGAFIFAVAPDVDWIFVGRAFMGVGVGLSAGPSAAAVVEFSAPHKTSQAGSATAAAQAIGMMAAALIGGALIEYAPLPTRLNFAVLTGVLLLLMAATWHLPNHTASRPAGVWRPKVPSIPNGLFATFVTATAAVTSSYVLGSMTLSLGAQVAKDVVSSSNALVNGGTIALFALASAVATAPARGQSATRVLLAGAVIAAISATLLATATVTHSLAVYTVAQVGSGSAYSLLLLGGLSLINTHAPVTHWATTLSALFLVAYLAQAVVALSLGKIATTIGLAFAVDVGVAIVTVLATLTVLLDLVRRKAGKVRPAKARAH; this is encoded by the coding sequence ATGAGACGAATGGTATTTGGCCGGCAGGCGAGCTTCCTGGTCGCAGCAGCCGTTGTTGCCCACACGATCTGGACCAGTGCGGCTCCCACGCTGACCTACCCTCTCTACGCGCAGGAATGGCACCTGACGACCTTCGCGACAACAGCGATATTCGCGATCTATCCGGTCTTTGTCGTCCTTGTTCTCGTTCTCTTCGGCAACCTTTCCGACTATATCGGAAGACGCGAAACCATGCTGCTCGGGCTGCTCGCATCCGCGACTGGGGCGTTCATCTTCGCTGTTGCGCCCGATGTCGACTGGATCTTCGTTGGTCGAGCCTTCATGGGCGTCGGGGTTGGCCTCTCGGCCGGTCCGTCGGCCGCGGCAGTCGTGGAGTTCAGCGCGCCGCACAAGACATCCCAGGCTGGGAGCGCAACGGCAGCCGCCCAGGCGATCGGAATGATGGCGGCTGCACTGATCGGTGGAGCGCTCATAGAATATGCTCCGCTGCCAACGCGGCTGAATTTCGCGGTGCTGACGGGTGTCCTGCTACTGTTGATGGCAGCGACCTGGCATCTGCCAAATCACACGGCTTCGCGCCCGGCAGGCGTGTGGAGACCCAAGGTTCCGTCAATTCCCAACGGCCTGTTCGCGACGTTCGTCACGGCAACGGCTGCGGTGACGTCATCCTATGTCCTGGGGTCCATGACCTTGTCGCTCGGCGCGCAGGTCGCAAAGGATGTCGTGTCGTCTTCGAATGCATTGGTGAATGGAGGAACGATCGCACTGTTTGCTCTCGCATCGGCGGTGGCAACCGCGCCGGCTCGTGGCCAAAGCGCGACGCGGGTGCTTCTGGCAGGGGCGGTCATCGCCGCCATTTCCGCGACATTGTTGGCGACAGCGACGGTCACGCATTCGCTTGCGGTCTACACAGTCGCGCAGGTGGGATCGGGCTCGGCATACAGCCTATTGCTGCTGGGTGGCCTGTCGTTGATCAACACGCACGCACCCGTCACGCATTGGGCGACTACGCTTTCGGCCCTGTTTCTGGTGGCTTACCTGGCGCAGGCCGTGGTCGCACTTTCACTCGGGAAAATCGCGACCACGATCGGACTGGCGTTTGCGGTCGACGTTGGCGTCGCCATCGTAACTGTGTTGGCAACACTGACGGTTCTTCTCGATCTGGTTCGCAGGAAGGCCGGTAAGGTCCGTCCCGCAAAGGCGCGCGCCCACTGA
- a CDS encoding MBL fold metallo-hydrolase: MAQNTTEFHSFRHGKFDVTVLSDGHLTLPGEMFAPEANAGERADIVTRLGGEGNLAKAQSNIPLIVTGEDVILIDVGAGNRVQSSEGRLEENLNRVGVHSSDVTIVVLSHAHPDHLWGVTREDGSLRFPNARYVVGFAEWSFWMGPHADALPADRRPYVSAARRDFAAISGRVSLLEDGDAVVSGLSVLATPGHTPGHISLRLEGEVPLIVTVDAAASEIVSFEHPTWSFGFDMDKDQARQTRIALLDRAARENAKLLGFHWSYPGVGRIEKIGAAYKFTSVRT, encoded by the coding sequence ATGGCTCAGAACACGACAGAATTTCATAGTTTTCGGCACGGCAAGTTCGACGTTACCGTCTTGTCCGACGGTCATTTGACGCTGCCCGGTGAGATGTTTGCGCCCGAGGCTAATGCCGGAGAACGGGCCGATATCGTCACCCGGCTTGGTGGTGAAGGCAATCTGGCCAAGGCGCAGTCGAACATACCGCTCATCGTCACCGGCGAGGATGTGATCCTCATAGACGTTGGAGCCGGGAACCGCGTCCAATCGAGCGAAGGTCGGCTCGAGGAAAATCTCAATCGCGTCGGCGTTCACAGTTCCGATGTCACGATCGTCGTGCTCTCCCATGCCCACCCCGATCATCTATGGGGCGTGACGCGAGAGGATGGATCGCTTCGCTTTCCAAATGCCCGCTACGTCGTTGGCTTCGCCGAATGGAGTTTCTGGATGGGGCCTCATGCGGATGCGCTTCCGGCCGACAGGCGGCCTTACGTGAGCGCTGCTCGCCGTGACTTCGCTGCGATCAGCGGCCGGGTATCCCTCCTGGAGGATGGTGACGCGGTCGTGTCCGGGCTTTCGGTTTTGGCGACGCCGGGGCACACGCCCGGCCATATTTCGCTGCGTCTTGAGGGCGAGGTTCCGTTGATCGTGACCGTGGATGCGGCTGCCAGCGAGATTGTGTCCTTTGAGCATCCGACCTGGAGTTTCGGCTTCGACATGGACAAGGACCAGGCGCGCCAGACCCGGATCGCGCTTCTCGATCGTGCTGCTCGGGAGAACGCGAAGCTCCTCGGATTCCACTGGTCATATCCTGGCGTCGGACGGATCGAGAAAATCGGCGCGGCCTATAAGTTCACAAGCGTTAGGACGTAA
- a CDS encoding LysR family transcriptional regulator: MEWSDVRIFLAVARAGTLGGAAKTLGLSHPTIGRRLRSLEEATGQTLFQRTADGYVLTEEGTAALSIAEQMEETALALERRLAGGAMRLNGTLRVTSPDWFGAWVLPPVIAEFARLHPEVDTELLTGTRLFSLAQREADVAFRIEEFTEADVIQRRLIAMPYGVYIARDLPSPKLGDGAGHSLVIMDNSLGAFADIDWLRSLFPKASITLRSNNRNVQAQMCAAGVGLAVLPRPVGDKQVGLRMLEVGEPPPGRDIWMGYHRDLKRLGRLRAFVDLAVHHLATR; encoded by the coding sequence ATGGAATGGAGCGACGTTCGCATCTTTCTCGCGGTGGCACGCGCCGGCACGCTCGGAGGTGCCGCAAAGACCCTCGGATTGAGCCACCCGACGATCGGACGGCGACTGCGCTCGCTAGAGGAGGCAACCGGCCAGACGTTATTCCAGCGCACGGCCGACGGTTACGTGCTGACCGAGGAGGGGACAGCCGCGCTTTCGATCGCGGAGCAGATGGAAGAGACGGCGCTCGCCCTCGAGCGCCGTCTCGCTGGTGGCGCAATGCGGTTGAACGGAACCCTTCGCGTGACGTCGCCCGATTGGTTCGGCGCCTGGGTGCTGCCGCCCGTGATCGCCGAATTCGCGCGCCTTCATCCCGAGGTCGATACAGAACTGCTCACCGGCACAAGGCTCTTCAGCCTCGCCCAGAGGGAGGCGGATGTCGCCTTCAGGATCGAGGAATTCACCGAGGCCGATGTGATCCAGCGACGGCTGATCGCTATGCCTTACGGCGTCTACATCGCAAGAGATCTCCCTTCGCCGAAGCTTGGCGACGGGGCGGGGCATTCGCTTGTCATCATGGACAATTCCCTCGGCGCATTCGCCGATATCGATTGGCTGAGGTCGCTCTTTCCCAAGGCGTCGATCACCCTCAGATCCAACAATCGAAACGTCCAAGCGCAGATGTGCGCCGCAGGCGTGGGATTGGCAGTGCTGCCGCGACCGGTCGGCGACAAGCAGGTTGGGCTGCGAATGTTGGAAGTCGGCGAACCTCCTCCGGGACGTGATATCTGGATGGGGTATCATCGAGACTTGAAGCGGCTCGGGCGGTTGCGCGCCTTCGTGGACCTTGCGGTCCATCATCTCGCGACGCGATGA
- a CDS encoding pyridoxine/pyridoxamine 5'-phosphate oxidase has product MKDQLQSLTSLSGPFPPFDLDATCDDPCDLFSIWLREAIESGVREPRSMILSTVDESGAPDARVLILKNLDHRGWHFATTDAGPKGRQIAANPYVALTFYWQQLGRQVRIRGIALPAPEAERNSDFRRRSTAARAVALVGRQSEVLSSRRELDLAVEAQARRIAETPDIVAPNWSVFMVMSHEVEFWQGNPDRLHQRLRYRKAKSGWLKEPLWP; this is encoded by the coding sequence ATGAAGGATCAACTTCAATCACTCACCTCACTTTCGGGCCCGTTCCCGCCGTTCGATCTTGATGCTACGTGCGACGACCCATGCGATCTCTTCTCGATCTGGCTTCGGGAGGCGATCGAGTCCGGGGTCAGGGAGCCGCGTTCGATGATCTTGTCCACGGTCGATGAAAGCGGGGCGCCGGACGCGCGCGTTCTTATACTGAAAAATCTCGACCATCGCGGCTGGCACTTCGCGACGACGGACGCCGGGCCAAAGGGCCGACAGATCGCCGCAAATCCCTACGTTGCGCTGACGTTTTATTGGCAGCAGCTTGGGCGCCAAGTCCGGATCCGAGGCATCGCCTTACCTGCGCCGGAGGCTGAGCGGAACTCTGACTTCCGACGGCGATCCACCGCTGCGCGCGCCGTCGCCTTGGTCGGTCGTCAAAGCGAGGTCCTGTCGTCTCGCCGCGAACTCGATCTTGCAGTTGAGGCACAGGCTCGGCGGATCGCCGAGACGCCTGATATCGTCGCGCCCAACTGGTCGGTCTTTATGGTCATGTCACATGAGGTCGAATTCTGGCAGGGGAATCCAGACCGGCTTCATCAACGGCTTCGATATCGCAAGGCGAAGAGCGGTTGGCTCAAGGAGCCGCTCTGGCCGTAG
- a CDS encoding class I SAM-dependent methyltransferase, whose amino-acid sequence MSNRHNDGSAGDANYGVIGKGYISYRQPDPHIASFILSALGDARTVLNVGAGAGSYEPVDREVTPVEPSASMRAQRPAHLPSATDAVAERLPFADQSFDASMATFTIHQWSDLRAGLREMRRVTRGPVVVLSCDPKELHRCWLNDYAPEMIAVEARRYPEPDAIAEALGGPVEILPVPIPLNCVDGFGEAYYGRPERLLEPGARLANSAWSFVDASVGDRFVAELGRDLANGTWDARYGALRTQPFFEGSLRLFVARP is encoded by the coding sequence ATGAGCAACAGACATAATGACGGCAGCGCGGGTGATGCCAACTACGGCGTGATCGGGAAAGGTTACATCTCCTACCGCCAACCCGACCCGCACATTGCGAGCTTCATCTTGAGCGCACTCGGCGATGCCAGAACAGTCCTAAACGTCGGGGCAGGGGCCGGTTCCTACGAGCCTGTTGACCGCGAGGTCACGCCCGTTGAACCTTCGGCCTCGATGCGCGCGCAGAGGCCGGCGCACCTGCCCTCGGCGACCGATGCCGTCGCCGAACGTCTTCCTTTCGCCGACCAGAGTTTCGACGCCAGCATGGCGACTTTTACGATCCATCAGTGGTCCGACTTGAGGGCCGGTCTCCGGGAGATGCGGCGCGTCACGCGTGGCCCGGTCGTTGTTCTTTCCTGTGATCCGAAGGAACTGCATCGCTGCTGGCTGAACGACTATGCACCTGAGATGATTGCCGTGGAGGCCCGGCGCTATCCGGAACCCGATGCCATCGCCGAGGCCTTAGGCGGACCGGTGGAGATTCTCCCGGTGCCGATCCCTCTCAATTGCGTCGATGGGTTTGGCGAGGCCTATTACGGCCGGCCAGAACGTCTGCTTGAGCCGGGTGCGCGACTTGCCAATTCCGCCTGGAGCTTCGTGGATGCAAGTGTCGGCGATCGCTTCGTGGCTGAGCTTGGCCGCGATCTCGCGAACGGAACATGGGATGCGCGATACGGCGCACTACGCACGCAGCCCTTTTTCGAGGGATCGCTGAGACTTTTCGTGGCAAGGCCATGA
- a CDS encoding LysR substrate-binding domain-containing protein, with product MARNIPSLNALRAFEAAGRHGRMTLAADELNVTHSAVSRQVQHLEEVLGVPLFEGPKNRLRLTEAGAVLLAGLSGAFDQIDASVRAVADTEAGSIDVSCPGTFTMRWLIPRLYRFQAEYPQIDVRLTASSRPVDFGRDGFDVAIRVGDPPWPTGAEVIPLFPEQTGPVMAPTVATFEGAALLHTRTRPRAWENWLARSRAAPWIGPKVDYEHFYFMLEAARAGLGVCVAPWPYVVDDIKAGRLKAPQGFIDSGHQYVALRRARRNRKASLFCDWLANEASQFSSSEPAPSA from the coding sequence ATGGCGAGAAATATACCTTCTCTCAACGCGCTCCGCGCCTTCGAAGCTGCAGGCCGTCACGGTCGAATGACCCTCGCCGCGGACGAGTTGAACGTCACCCATAGCGCGGTGAGCCGGCAGGTTCAGCATCTCGAGGAGGTGCTGGGCGTTCCTCTCTTTGAGGGACCAAAGAACAGGCTCCGGTTGACCGAGGCCGGAGCAGTGCTTCTCGCAGGCCTTAGTGGCGCGTTCGACCAGATCGACGCGTCGGTTCGTGCAGTCGCCGATACCGAGGCTGGGTCGATCGACGTGTCGTGTCCGGGAACCTTCACGATGCGCTGGCTGATCCCCCGGCTATATCGCTTTCAGGCCGAGTACCCTCAGATAGACGTGCGTCTGACGGCATCATCGCGTCCCGTGGATTTCGGCCGGGATGGTTTCGATGTCGCAATCCGGGTTGGCGATCCGCCATGGCCGACAGGCGCGGAGGTCATCCCGTTATTTCCCGAGCAGACGGGCCCAGTCATGGCGCCGACCGTTGCAACGTTCGAGGGAGCCGCACTCCTTCATACGCGAACACGGCCCCGTGCATGGGAAAATTGGCTCGCGCGGTCGCGAGCGGCACCGTGGATCGGGCCCAAAGTCGACTATGAGCACTTCTACTTCATGCTCGAAGCTGCAAGGGCGGGATTGGGTGTCTGCGTGGCGCCATGGCCCTACGTCGTCGATGACATCAAGGCCGGGCGGCTGAAAGCACCACAGGGCTTCATCGACAGCGGCCATCAGTACGTGGCCCTGAGGCGTGCTCGGCGCAACCGAAAGGCCAGTCTGTTTTGTGATTGGCTGGCAAACGAAGCGTCACAGTTTTCCAGTTCAGAACCGGCTCCCTCAGCGTGA
- a CDS encoding ABC transporter substrate-binding protein — protein MRYLLQTLSLALALVGTSAPVFAATQYPLTVNNCGQTLTFAKPPTKIVSIGQGMTEVLFSLGLADKISGTAVWVGPVLPQYADANSKIRRLAENDPSFESVVAAEPDLVAAEFEWHVGPQGSVGKREQFTDLGINTYIAPADCVAKINADGGDGVRKELFTMDLIYQEISELSEIFDIKDRGDALIADLKKREADAVASLGLVPGKNLPVLFWFSSKEVKGDAFIAGKNSAPAYILKTLGARNVVATEEEWPLVGWETISEANPAVIVIATMDRRRYAADDPAVKIDFLESDAVTRELDAVKNKRFVMMDAQSMNPTIRTIDGIEILANGIKSFGLSQ, from the coding sequence ATGCGATATCTTTTGCAGACTCTTTCCCTTGCGCTCGCGCTCGTCGGTACTTCCGCGCCGGTGTTTGCCGCCACCCAATACCCCCTCACCGTCAACAATTGCGGCCAGACGCTGACCTTCGCCAAGCCGCCGACAAAGATCGTATCAATCGGCCAGGGCATGACCGAGGTCCTTTTCTCGCTAGGGCTCGCCGACAAGATTTCAGGAACGGCCGTATGGGTCGGCCCGGTTCTACCGCAATATGCCGATGCCAACAGCAAGATCAGACGCTTGGCCGAAAACGATCCGAGCTTCGAATCCGTGGTTGCCGCTGAACCGGATTTGGTCGCTGCCGAATTCGAGTGGCACGTCGGGCCCCAGGGTTCAGTCGGTAAACGCGAACAGTTCACCGACCTCGGCATCAACACCTACATCGCGCCGGCCGATTGCGTGGCGAAGATTAACGCGGACGGCGGCGATGGCGTGCGCAAGGAATTGTTCACGATGGACCTGATCTATCAGGAGATATCAGAACTTTCCGAGATTTTTGACATCAAGGATCGTGGCGATGCCCTGATTGCCGATCTGAAGAAGCGGGAGGCCGATGCGGTCGCTTCTCTGGGGCTCGTGCCAGGCAAGAACCTCCCTGTCCTCTTCTGGTTCTCCAGCAAGGAGGTCAAGGGCGATGCCTTCATCGCCGGCAAGAACAGCGCTCCGGCCTACATCCTGAAGACGCTTGGCGCCCGCAACGTCGTTGCGACCGAGGAGGAATGGCCGCTAGTGGGGTGGGAGACGATCTCCGAGGCCAACCCCGCAGTCATCGTCATCGCCACGATGGACCGCCGGCGCTATGCTGCGGATGACCCTGCGGTGAAGATCGACTTCCTTGAAAGCGATGCGGTGACCAGGGAACTCGACGCGGTCAAGAACAAGCGCTTCGTGATGATGGACGCGCAGTCGATGAACCCGACGATCCGGACCATCGACGGCATCGAGATCCTGGCGAACGGCATCAAGTCTTTCGGCCTGTCGCAGTGA